One genomic segment of Hevea brasiliensis isolate MT/VB/25A 57/8 chromosome 3, ASM3005281v1, whole genome shotgun sequence includes these proteins:
- the LOC110660824 gene encoding NAC domain-containing protein 62, giving the protein MMTSTISPSESAQDVGAGFRPKEKELVNYFLKQKLLGHDHQVRRIPELDVYKLEPWDLPQYSGANSSDEEWYFFHRCRTGRPSRTTKVGYWKNTGRKSKIRDEQEEIGTKRIFVFYIGRTPRGERTGWIIHEYTAAFNLPNQRAFVLCKLFKKRMPVTGEVEPSRKMAACNLENQNSYQKTNNSAFDEGETSQLMTFENQATEFAIQEEAHSQPIPHLGSFYGCNEQNHRLNSALNSPMRDFTCDDLRDFSFDA; this is encoded by the exons ATGATGACAAGCACTATATCTCCTTCAGAATCAGCACAAGATGTTGGAGCAGGATTCCGTCCCAAGGAGAAGGAATTGGTGAATTATTTTCTCAAGCAGAAATTGCTTGGTCATGATCACCAAGTCCGTAGAATCCCTGAACTTGACGTCTACAAGCTTGAGCCCTGGGATTTACCCC AGTATTCGGGAGCGAACTCGAGTGATGAAGAATGGTATTTCTTTCATCGTTGCCGTACCGGACGGCCTAGCAGGACAACAAAAGTTGGATACTGGAAAAACACTGGTAGAAAAAGCAAAATTAGAGACGAACAGGAAGAGATTGGTACAAAAAGAATTTTTGTTTTCTATATAGGCCGTACTCCTAGAGGGGAAAGAACAGGGTGGATCATCCATGAATACACTGCAGCTTTTAATTTACCTAACCAG AGGGCTTTCGTTCTTTGTAAACTATTTAAAAAACGTATGCCGGTCACTGGTGAAGTTGAACCTAGTCGCAAAATGGCTGCTTGTAATCTTGAAAATCAGAATTCTTATCAGAAGACTAATAATTCAGCCTTCGATGAAGGCGAAACAAGCCAGCTTATGACTTTTGAAAATCAAGCAACAGAGTTTGCAATTCAAGAAGAG GCACATTCTCAACCGATACCTCATCTGGGATCGTTTTACGGCTGTAATGAACAGAATCACAGACTTAACTCTGCTCTGAATTCACCTATGCGAGACTTCACTTGTGATGATCTTCGGGACTTCTCATTTGATGCCTGA